DNA sequence from the Prolixibacter sp. SD074 genome:
GTTCGTTAAACGCTTCTTCTTTCGGTTTCGAAGTAATCGCACCAAACAATCCCACTTTGTGCTCTTCCAGAAGTTTGATAGTGCGCTCGGGCAGCGGATTTCCTTCCTTGCGCCAAAATTCCCAGCCAATATCACCTTCTACGTAATTGGCTTCAAATCCGGCTGCTCCCAGTACCCTGATGGCTTCGGGAAGGACTGTCTTTCCAATGCCGTCGCCCGGCATCGCTACGATGGTTCTTTTTGCCATAGTCAATTGATTTTTTGGCACACCACTGATTTTTGGTGTTCAGGGGCGTTGCGCTCGTTTGTTTTTAAACCGGCTTGGTCACTAATATTGGTTCAAGTTTCTGTTTTCTTTTCTTCTACCTGCCGCACCACATCAATCACGGTTCCGTCCACCCATTTGATGGCGGCGATAATCTTATCGGTAAATACCGGTTTCTTCGGCTTACCGCAAATACGTTCCGCTTCTTCCTTCATCTCTTCGATGGTCCGAATGGGAAGACCGGAATCTTTCGCTTTTTCGATTAAATCCTTCCGCAAGGGATTAATAGCGATGCCCCGTTCGGTTACGATGACATCAATTAGTTCGCCCGGTCCGCAAAGTGTGGTTACTTCATCTACAATCACCGGAATGCGGTCACGGAAAAGCGGCACAGGTAAAATGACCGTCCTGGAGAAAAGGCAGTTTTGCCAGCCCCCGAGACCGTGTAATAATTTTCCGTCAGAATGGGTCACCACATTGGCATTGAAATTCACATCCACTTCGGTAGCACCGAGGATAACCACATCCACCAAACCGGCAAAATTTCCTTTGCTATGGTAGTTGTAACTGGTGAACGGACTCGTCCATGTATGATTGGGATTGTCGCGCATGGAACGAACACCATCCAAATCGAATGTCTGTCCGTCGAGAATGTATTCCACCAAGCCTTCTTCCAGCATTTCAACCAGGTACCTGTTACTACCTCCCCGTGCAAAACGGGCTTTGATGCCCTTCCGGCGCATGATCTCGCCAAAGTAAATTCCGACGGAAAGGGCGGTCCCTCCGGCCCCTGCCTGAAAAGAAAAGCCGTCACGAATGATGCCTGTTGCTTCACAGAATTTGGCGGTCATTTCGGCAATTAGCAATCTGTCTGGACTACGGGTAATCTGCGTGGTTCCGGAAACAATCTTCTCCGGAATACCGATTTTTTCTACCTCAACCGTGTAATCCACATGGTTTCCCTGAATTTGCCAGGGCACACAGGGAAATGGCACCATGTTATCGGTTACCACAATAACGTTGTTTGCATATTGCGAATCGGCCAGGGCAAAGCCCAACAACCCGCTCGCCGAAGGACCATTCAGACCATTGGCATTGCCAAACGGATCGGCGCAGGCAGCGCCAATCACAGCAATATCGATTTTCACTTCACCATCCTGCACGGCCTGGTAACGTCCGCCATGCGAGCGAAGGACGGCTGTTTTCTTCATCTTTCCGTCCGAACAAAACCGTCCGAGCGGTCCGTTCATGCTTCCTTCGATGTGACTGATGGTACCATCTTCGAGGTAAGGAATCAAATGTGCATGACAGGGGAAAGAAGCCGATGGAAACCAGCGAATATCTTTCACGCCCAGCTCCTTCACCACATCAAAAACCATATTGGCAACCAGGTCGCCGTCGCGGAAATGGTGATGCGTGGAAATGGTCATGCCATCTTTGAGCCCGGCTTTTATTAACGCCTCTTTCAGTGAATCAACCTGTTTGTTTCCGTCAGCCGGATAATCGGCGTTGGTCGGAATAGCCGGTGCATGTTTCTTTCCTTCCGGGCGATATTTCCCGACACCCATAAACGGAACGGCCGGTTCGCCGTTTATTTCCGACGGAACGAGCCGTCCGACTGCATTATATATCAGATCTTCATTCATGATTTTCTCTCCAGTTGGTTGACAGTTTACCCGATTGAATCGCCAGTTCGATGGTGTGAACAGCACGTTTGACAACCGGGGCATCAATCATTTTCGAACCAAGGGCAACAACGCCCAGTCCCTTCTCTCTGGCTTGCTCAAAAGCGTCTACAATGCGTTTCGCCTTTTCAATTTCCTGTTCATCCGGACTGAAACCTTCGTTGATGACCGGAACCTGGCGCGGATGGATACATCCCATACCGGCAAAACCCAACGCTTTCGATTCGAGCACGTTGTTGTGCAATGCTTCCATGTCATCAATTTCGGAGAAAACCGAATCGATGGGTTGGATGCCCGCTGCGCGTGCAGCATTGACAACCGCACTGCGGGCATAAAAGGATTCGCGACCTCCGGGCGTTCGTTGAGCTCCTAAATCAGCTGTATAATCTTCCAAACCAATCGCCAATGCGGCTACATTCGGCGAAGCCGATGCAATTTCATAAGCTTTTACCACTCCCAGGGCACTCTCAATAATTGGCATCAGGTAGATATCGGTGTTTTCGCGCCCCAGTATTTTTTCAATGCGTTCCTCTGCCTGAATGATTTGCTGCGCACTTTCGCACTTGGGAATCAGGATCAGGTTTACCTGTTCGGGAACAATGGCATCCAAATCTTTCAATCCGTCCGGCAGTTGATTAATACGAACCATTCGTTCGGCATCACCAAAGTCAACTGCACGTAGGGCATTGCGAACCAGCAAACGGGCCTCGGCTTTTTTATCAGGTGCGACTGAATCTTCCAAATCGAGAATGATGCCGTCGCTTCCGTAGATGCCGGCATTCAGCATCAGCTTCGGATTATTTCCCGGTAGGTACAAACGGGTCCGTCGGTTACGATCGCGGCCTGTCCGATGAATATTTTTTGTTTCAATGGGTAATAAAAGGGATTGATCCGTTCCGGTTAACTGGCGGATAGCCGCTTCCAGGCGCGCTGCAATGACAAATGGCAGAGCCCCTTTGTCTTCAATTTCCACCAGTACATCCCGAAGGTTATAATGGGCCAGTACTTCGTGACAAAGCTCCCGGATGGAATCGCCAAACAAACTTTCAACTTTACTCTGTAACCGGATTTCAGTTGCATGATGCTCAGTTTTAGCAATCTGTACAAAACAGTCCGAGCGTACGCTGTCTCCACGGTTTCCGGCTGTTGCAGTCATGGGCATTTGGGTTAATGATTGACTAATTATTTTCAGTACCCTTCCTACTGCTTCGTTCCGTCAATTTGGGTGCTAAAATCGACTGAAAAGTTACCCAAATAAATCCCTGAAAATCCTGATAGTTATCAGGGGTAACCCCATGTTAAAGAGCATACAGAACATTGCCGCAGAACATAAAATATATCCCAAATATGATTAACGCGCACGCATTTTTAATACAATGGGGTTTTGCTTTATACGCAAAACATAGCTAGTAAGCTGCTATTTCAATACCTAATGAACAATAACATCTTTTAGCAATTATTCAGGAATATTAAAGCAACGTTTTCAATGCATTACATCATCTTCGCAATAGAATTTCTTCCAGCAAAAACCGAACGTTAATCATTTATGAGATTATTGCTTGTTACCGCTATTTTATTTGTCAATACAGGATTATTTGCCCAGAGTATGCCCGATTCATCGTTTCGGTTTTCCGGATTCATATTCGATGAGGATTCTATTCCGGTAGAAGGGGCTTACGTTATCAACTACCGGACAATGATGGGAATGGCAACAAACCGGGACGGTCATTTCTCCCTGACCTGCGAACCCGGCGACTCGTTAATGATTTCTCATATTTCCTATAAAAGAAGAATTATCAAAGTCGAAAGTTTTAACCCCGTCGCTTCGCCACAGGTTTATTATGTGCGTTTTGCTGCACACGAACTGAGTCCGCTGATTATTCAGCAGAATCCGAATAATATGAAATATTTTGCTAAAAACATCGAGTTGATGAACAGGCAGATTAAGAAAATGATTCATTCGATGGGGCCACAAGGAGGTGCATCCCCGGTTAATATGTCCACCAATCCGGCACTGGGCGGTGGCGTAGGTATTAGCTTCAGTCTGGCTGATGTGGCTACCGTTTTCCGGAAGAAGAAAACGCCCGATGATATCCGGCGGGAAAAAGCCATTCACGAAGCACATCGCACCATGATTCTCGATTCCATTTTGCGAATTGGCGTATACCACGAAGGAATCGTCGACAGCATTATGGCCACGAGAAACTGGAACTAATCTGATTTCAATTTCATTGTCCGTTTTCGGCCCACTTTCGTAAATTTATTACAGCAGCCTGAAAAACAGTTAATGAAGCCATTGGGGTGTGAATTGAACTGAGCGGTGGCCCCCGGGACCGTTTCAGCGCGCTTTGCCATGGATGTACTGGAATTTTACCTGAAACCGGATAACTAATATTACATAACTTCTTAAAAGTTATTCCGGTAAAATGGAAATTACTTAGATTTAGATCTGAATGTATGAATTTAACCTAAAAGCATATGAGACGTAAGCTCCTTTCGACTCTCTATCTGATTGCCTTTTTGCTACTTGGCCTCTTTTCGTGTAAAAACAAACCAACAGCCCCAAAAGACAACTCCGGCCAAATTGCCGTGATGGCTTATTATGCCGGCGATGCCAATCAAATTGACCAGTATAACCTTGGCGAGGTCACACATGTTATCTACAGCTTTCTTCATCTGAAAGGAAACGAGCTGGCTTATGACTCACCGAAGGATAGTTTAGGTGTGGCTCACCTGGTTGCCTTAAAGGAAAAGTATCCCGATTTGAACGTCATGGTGTCGCTCGGTGGCTGGGGTGGCTGCAAAACCTGCTCCGAAGTCTTCTCTACTCCGGAAGGACGTGAAGCATTTGCCCTTTCGGCGAAAAGAATCCTTGACAATTCCGGGGCTGACGGACTTGACCTCGACTGGGAATATCCAGCCATTGAAGGCTTTCCGGGACATCAATACCTTACGGAAGACAAGGACAACTTCACCAGTTTGGTTACCACACTGAGGAAAATACTGGGGCCAAAAGCCATCATCAGCTTTGCTGCGGGCGGTTTCCAGCAATTCCTCGAAAATTCCATTGACTGGAAAGCGGTGATGCCGGAAGTGAATTACGTAAACCTGATGTCGTATGACCTGGTAAATGGCTACAGCAAAGTAACCGGTCACCATACTCCACTATACTCCAATGCTTCTCAAACGAAATCGACCGACAATGCCGTCAAATACCTGGAGAAAGCGGGTATTCCCTCCAACAAGATTGTCATTGGCGCCGCATTTTATGCCCGCGTTTGGAAAGGCGTGAAAAACGTGGATAATGGCTTGTACCAGCCGGGTGTTTTCAAACAAGGCGTAGGTTATAACAAATTCGATTCAATTTTATCGCCCCGGCAGGGCTTCAAAGCGTATTGGGACAATGTAGCACAGGCTCCGTACATGTATAACGAGAAAGACAGTTTGTTTGCTACGTATGACGATCCGAAATCGGTGGCCCTGAAAACAAAATATGTCATCGACAAAAATCTAGGCGGTATTATGTTCTGGCAGCTAGCCAACGATAAGATGAAAGATGGTTTGCTTGATGCTATCTACAAAGCCAAAGAAACAGCAGACAAATAATACGCTCATTTTAAGAAGTTCTAAAAACGCATCGATTTTTTCCGGTGCGTTTTTTTTAATTAATCGATAGGGCATCTCGTTTTTCCTTCCCGAAAAAATTGATTGAATACAAGTTATCCAAATACCTGTTTTCAGGCATCCTTTATGTTGAATGTATTCCGGTTCATTTCACTATTTTTAACATCGCGACAAGCGAATTGCTTATCGCACGAACACGATTCATTAACCAACAAAAGAGTGGACCCGTGAAAAAACTAACGCTTTTCCTCTCTGCTATGCTCGTTATGATGTTTGCACCCGCTTTGAGTAAGGCACAGGCCGCCAGTCCAATTCCGGCAACAGCCGTAAATGACATCCTCCAGAAACTAACGGAGAAATATGGCGACAGCACCGCCGAACGGATGGAACGTGGCATAAAACACGCTGCATCATTGTGGCGAAAGGATGATGGTCCGGCAAAAGAGTTTACCTCGTTTTGCCTGGATAATTACATCAACGATGCTGCGCAGCGCGAAGCTTTCTTTAAAAAGGTTAGTCAGTACCTGGAAGCCATGTACGGCCATTTTGATGAAATAACACTCGCCTTGCAGAAAAATGTACAACTGGCTACCGGTCCGATGCTTCCTATTGATAAAATGTTTGCCGGTTATTCGGTTGGCTCGCATATGCTGTCGGACCTGTACCGCAATAAAATAGCATTTGCTATCGCCCTGAACTTCCCTTATTATCCATTGGCCGACAAAGAAAAATTCGCCTCAATTTGGAGCCGGGAAGAATGGGCTAACGCCAGATTAGGCGACATTTTCTCCGCTCGCGTACCGGCCAAACTGGAACAGGCTTATGCCGAAGCGAACACGAAGGCCGACCTGTACATTTCGGAGTACAATATCGAAATGGGGCATCTTCGTACTAACGACGACAAACAACTTTTCCCGGATGATATGGTACTGCTTTCGCACTGGAACCTCCGCGATGAAATTAAAGCTGACTATGCCGATAATGCAAAAGGCCCGCAAAAGCAGGAGATGATTTACGAAGTAATGAAGCGAATCATCGACCAGGATATTCCCGAGAAGGTAATCAACAATCCGGCATACGAATGGCAACCTTTTGCCAATAAGCTTTATAATAATGGTAAAGAAGTTGTCTTCAAACCCGGGCCCAATACACGGTACCAGCAAATATTAAACAACTTCCACGCATTAAAAGCTATCGATGCCTATTACCCGGTATTGGATACCTACATCAAACGGAAGTTTTCAGGCGAAATGGAAATTCCGCAACCGAAAGTAGAAGCATTGTTCGATACGTATCTTCGTTCTCCGGAGTTGAAGCAAATCGGTGCGCTTATCGCCGAAAGGCTTGGCCGTCCGCTCCGTCCGTACGACATCTGGTACGATGGCTTCAAAGCACGGAGCTCCATTCCGGAACAAACACTTAACGAAAAGGCCGAAGCCTATTATCCCGATCCGAAAGCGTTCAAGGAAGACATGCCGAACCTGTTAAAGCAACTGGGCTGGTCGGATGAGCGAGCGAACTTCATTGCCTCCAAAATTGCTGTCGATCCGGCCCGCGGTTCAGGTCATGCGTGGGGCGCACAGATGATTGGAGAGAAATCGCACCTGCGCACACGCATTCCTTCTACCGGAATGAACTACAAAGGCTATAACATTGCCGTTCACGAGTTCGGCCATAACGTCGAGCAAACCATTTCGCTATACAACATAGACTACTACATGTTGCATGGCGTTCCCAGCACTGCCTTCACCGAGGCGCTGGCCTTTATTTTCCAAAGCCGCGATTTGAAATTACTGGGCATTACCGATGAAAATCCGCATACCAAATACCTGAATGCGCTCGATAATGGCTGGTCGTTAATGGAAATTATGGGTGTCGGCATGGTCGATATGAAAGTGTGGAAATGGTTATACGCGCATCCAGATGCTGACTCAGCCGAATTGAAAACGGCTGTCATTAACATCTCGAAAGATGTTTGGAATACATACTTCTCACCGATTTTCGGAACGCAAGACGAACCGATTCTGGCCATCTATTCTCATATGATTTCCTATCCGTTGTATCTCCCGGCTTATTCGTACGGTCAGCTCATCGAATTCCAGCTGGAAGAATACCTGAAAGGAAAGAATTTCTCTGACGAAGTTGACCGCATTTATGAGCAAGGCCGTCTGACTCCCCAGCAATGGATGGAGGAAGCTGTTGGACAGAAAATTTCAGCGCAACCGGTTTTAAATGCCGTAGACGAAGCCTTGAAAGCCTTTAAATAGCCTGCTTTCCTCACCCAAACAGGGCATCTCCGCGCGTGGAAATGCCCTGTTTTATTTTATACATCATTCTTTAACCCCTACCGGGATAATGAATTCCCGCATGTTCCCGAATGGCATCGAGTGTTTTCATCAATTCAAAACTCCGGCTATAAGGCATCACGTTGCTCTCCTTTTTACCTTCATCCAGGCACTTCATCACTTCCACTGCTTCCAGTTTCATACCACACCCGGCACCTTCCCAACTGTATTGAACCGGAGCGGTTCCCCGGGAACGCGCCTCTAACTGCTGATGCAAGATACCACGCCGGGTGATGCGTAACACACCTTTTTCGCAGAAGATATCACATCCGGGTCCTGAAGCGGTATAAAATGAGGAAAAGAGCGATGCAAATACGCCATCCGGATAATCAAAGCGCATAGTCAGACTGGTATCGATTCCTTTTTCAGTCAATGAAGCGGCAGCCGAAATTTGCTGAGGTGCGCCCATGAACCAAAGCGCATCGAAAACTGCATACAAACCAATGTCCAGCAACGAACCCCCTCCCAGTTCCGGGTTGAAGAGCCGTCCCTGCGGATCATAAGGTGCGCTATTGAAGCCAAACCAACCATGCAGATACTGAATTTTTCCCATCTCTCCCGACTCAATAATTTCCTTCGCCTTTCGGTACGATGGCTGAAACGGCGTAACAAAAGCCTCCATCAGGAACACCGTGTTCTTCCGTGCTACTTCAAACATCGAAATCACCTCCTTCAAATTCAGCGAAAGCGCTTTCTCACATAACACATGCTTCCCCTCATTCATGCACATAATGGCATGTTCGGCATGGTGCGAGTGCGGTGAAGCCACATAAACGATCTCAACTTCCGGGTCGGCAGCCAGTTCTTCGTAACTTCCGTAAGCTTTTCCCACATTAAATTCTGCAGCAAATTCAGCCGACCGGGACTCATTTCGCGAGCCGACAGCAACAATCTCTGCATTATCAAGGGTGTGTAATTCTGAAGCAAATTTTCGGGCAATCTTCCCGGGGGCCAGAATGCCCCATTTCCAGGTTTTCTTCATGGTAAGCTTTGTTTGGCATAAAAATATAAAATTTGACCATCTCCCGTTTTTAGTTTTGGTTGGATATGGGTACTGAAAAAATTTCCCCTCGGATTAACCGGGAGGGAAACTTTAAACACTTTACTAAAAAATGGACACTACCCCTCTCCATTTTATCTTTATAAAATCCAATTCAAATTTCAGACACTGTCCTTTTTGCATAAAGGAATTTTTTTAACCCTCCTGGCATGGCGACCTCGTTCAAATTCAGCATTTAGAAAAGATTCCACGATTGCAATAGTTTCTTCTTCTGAAACAAACCTGGAGGGAATCGCACATATATTTGAGTCGTTATGTTCCCTTGCAAGTTTACTTATTTCGGTATTCCAACACAATGCCGAACGTATATTTTGATGTTTATTTGCTGTAATGTTGATACCCTGTCCGCTACCACAAAATGTTATGCCACATTCGAACTCTTTTTTTCCAATGGCTTCCGCTATTTTATGGGCAAAATCCGGATAGTCACAACTTTTATTGCTGTAACATCCCAAATCTTTATATGGGATACCTGCTTCTTCAAAATAGTTCAATACTGCCATTTTTTTGTTATAACCTGCATGGCCACTGGCAACAGCAACAACTTTCCCACGAAAATTTTTGTTTAAACCACTCATTGGCCAGCATAAATAATAGAAATAATACCTAACACAAAAAGGACAAACATAATGGTCAGTAATCTATTTGTTCCTTTGGGAGCATTCTTAAATTCTTTCCAGATAAATACTCCCCACAATGCAGCAACGAGTGTAGCCCCTTGACCCAATCCGTATGAAATAGCTGCTCCTGCTTTACCGGCTGCAATCAGATTTAAAGAATTTCCAATGCCCCAAATAACTCCGCCAAGGACACCTACTAAATGAATGGACAACTTTCCTTTGAAATATACCTTGTAGTTTGTCGGTTTTCCACTGATTGGCCTTTTCATTAAAACCGAATTGAAAAGGAAATTACTGATAAAAACCCCTAGTGAAAAAATAACAACTGCCGTATATGGAGTCATCATTCCCGCTGCCGGATTGACAAAATTTTCCAGGTCCATTGAGCGTGCCACAAACCTGTAGAAAAAAGACATTAATACTCCTGCCAAAATGGAAACAAGTATTCCTTTAGTACTTACTTTTTGTTTTCCGGAGGAAGCTTTCTTGTAGGCAAAAGCATTGATAATTATTGCTATAGTAACAAGCCCGACACCAAGGAATAGAAACAGCGGATCTCCTTTTTGGGAACCAATGTAATTGATAATGACACCCAAGACAAGTGCCAAACCAATTCCAACCGGGAAAGCAACTGCCATACCTGCAATTGCTATTGCCGTGGAAAGTAATATATTGGCGGCATTAAAAATAACACCACCAAGAAATGCACTGCCAATATTTCCCCACTTTGCCTGACCAAGATCCTCCAGAAATCCCCGACCATTCTCACCCATACTTCCAAGAGTAAAAGCAAAAATGAGTGAAAGTAGCAAGACACCAATAACATAGTCCCAGTAAAATAGCTCATATCGCCAGGTTTTTCCGGCAAGTTTTTGAGTATTTCCCCAGGAACCCCAGCAAAGCATTGTAATAAAACAGAAAACAATTGCCAATGGATAATCACTTACTATAAACATAACAGTTATTTTAGGTTAGTATTTGAAATTTATTTGATATGTAATTCGTCATTCTTCTTTAAAAATTCCTGTATTTCCCTTTCCATCGGGATTGAGGGTTGGGCCCCCATTCGGGTAACACAAATTGCTGATGCAGCAGTGGCAAATTTCAGTATCTCTTCCCAATCTTTTTCCCTGCTTAATTCTGCAGCCAGGGCACCACAAAAGGTGTCACCCGCGGCTGTTGTATCCACAGCATTTACTCTAAAGGCGGGAATTTTTAGCAAATCATTTCCATTTTTAAATAAGCATCCTTTATTGCCCAATGTTAATATTACATTTTGCACTCCCTTTTTTAATAATTTGTTGATAATTGCTTCTTCTCCGATATCTTCAATCTTCTCTTCTGTTAAAACTTCGGCTTCCGTCTCATTAACAATCAATACATCGACCTTTTTTAGAAGATCTATTTCTACTTTTCGAGCAGGGGCAACATTCAATATTATTTTTTTCTTGTATTTGCTGGCAATGTCACAAACTGCTTTTACCGAATCGTAAGGAATCTCCATCTGCAAAACCACCATATCAGCATTTGCAATATCTTTTTCCACCTCATAAATATATTCCGAAGTGAGCTTTTCATTAGCTCCAGGATTTACGACAATACAATTCTCTCCTTTTTCGTCCACTAATATGATCGCCGTTCCCGAAGGGATATCATCAACAATCAACGAAGAAGAAACATCCAGTCCTTCTTTACTATAATATTTAAATGCATTTCGCCCATTTGCATCTCTCCCCAGACAAGTATTAAATTTAACGTCTCCTCCCAATCTATGTGCTGCCACAGCCTGATTAGCACCTTTTCCTCCCATCGTTTGAAAAAAAGTTGTTCCCACGATGGTTTCCCCCGCTGCTGGGAAGCTTTTAACAGTAGCAATCAGATCGGTATTTGAACTGCCTATTACTAATATTTTACCCATGATCTTAAGTTTAATTTTTAAATCAACCTTTGTACGTTTTCCTTTTTCACTGGTAATTTATAATGGCATTCAGTTCCTTTTTCTTTATTGCTTTCGACTGGAAAAGTTTCTGGTATGCCACAAAAGCGGAAACATTCAAATAAATGAGCAATCATTTTTATTTCTTTATACACAATATTGCATAAGCAGAAATCGTATAATTGTTTTAAAATTACTTTAGAGTCTCTTTTCGATTCGAACTGCTAACGCTTCCACCTTTACCGTTAATGATGCTTTTCACCACACTTTTCTTATTCCCGTTCAACCAAAAAATGACGATGTGGTGAATGTCGTTTTCCAATGCCTAAGATGTCTCAATAGCCTGATCGACAACGATCGGCGCATCGTAAAATACATTATAAATGCCAACACCCCAGGCCTGATGTGTTTTAACATGATTAGAAACCTTGTATGAAGCATAGCCATAAGTTTTGCCGTGTTTCCAGGCATCAACCGAAGGCATATCATAAGGCATTTCGCTTTGGTAAAAATAGAAGTGACCATTCTCACCATTCCAAAGTGTTTAATATTCCTGAAAATGTTCGTTAAACAATCCGTAAATCGTAACATTATTGCCATTGACGATTAAACCGTTGGCGCACCCGTTTTTGTCCCAGCCTACTCCGTTTCCATGGTCAGCCCTCCAAATCCATAAATGATCGGCATAAACATCATTACTGTTGATCCCCAAACAATGTGAAGCAGATCCTTCGTGTGGGCCGCTGACCCTGAAAAACACGTCAAATATATAGCTGGGATTTGCCGCATGATTCTTTTTCGATCCTGGCTTTCCAACCTGCATAAGCGTTTCGGAAGGGTTGATGTTTGCATCAATAAGTAAACCGGCAACAGTTATTCCATCAGCGTCGGAAACTTCAATCGCCTTGTTCCCGTTTTCAGGTACCAGTGTTGCCATTCCAATTCCCATGATGACTGCTGTTCCGGGGCGGGTAATTTTCAGGCTTTCGTCTAATGAATAAATTCCTGGCGTTAAAAGAATGTTCTTCCCTTTACCCAGCGTCTGGTTAATTAATTTGGCATTATTCGTACCAGGTTTGGCAACATAAAAATCATCGATTGACACCGTCTTCTCTTTGTTGGTCTGCTCGTTCCAGTCTGTTCCCGATGAATTCTTCTTCAAGGCAGGTATTTTCAAATAAAATTTTTCTCCTGAATAAATCAAGTACGGTTTTTCCCGTACTTCGGGTGTTTGTTTGATGGTCGTGACCGGTTTTTCGGGCCAATGTTCTTTGGGTGCGTTGACCACTCCAGTATAAACCATGTTCCAGACGCCGCCATCCCATTTTTTAGCGATAGAATTTCGTGTAAACCATTGCTGTTGTGCGCCGAAAAATACAGTCCCGTCGATTTTACAATCGCCCATAAAACCGCCGATGGAATAACCCTCGAACAATTTCAGATTTTCTTTCACATAAATCCGACGTAACGGCGCAGCCTGAGAAATAGCCCAGGTGTTGGTGGAATCGGCAGCAAGCACGATTGTCAAATTTTCGGCTGCCCGCCAAAAGTTACAAAGTACATGTCCATCGCGATTCGATACCGACCTGACCGCTTCGTCGATCACTACATATTCCTGAGAATTACCCAGGCTCAGAATGTGCATGTAGTATCCAACTTTAATATCCAGCTTATAAGTTCCCGGTTTAAAAAGCAAGGCATATCGGTTTTCAGAAAACTCATTCGCCGGATAGAGCTGACCGGCATAAATTGAATCAATTAATGTTTGAATTTCGTGCATATCCATAGCAGGATCAAACACAAATGTGTTTTTGCCAAATAAAGTCTGATCGTACCTGGCTGTAATCGCTTTTACACGTTCGGACAATGGCTTTGTGGTTTGCGAAAATCCAATCCGGATACGGAGAAATAGAATCAAAATACTTATCAAAGAATATTTAATGTTCATTCGGGTTAGCAGTTTTATTTATTTTCATTCAGTGGTAGCCATACTTTTACATCTCCACCAGTCTGACCTGCGTCAGCAAATGGAACCAATAACAGTTTCTCGTTTGTCTCTTCCTTTTTTGAATCGGGAAAGCGTACAATGTAAACTTGTTTCCCGATCCATACTTTGGGCAATAACCCGGTGCAATTTGCAGCTTCCGGTTCTTCAGCAAGAAGTTTCTCCTTTGCTCCCAGAGAAAACTCCTTTGGCAGATCAGGATTTAAAGACGAATCAAAAGCCAGAAC
Encoded proteins:
- a CDS encoding RpiB/LacA/LacB family sugar-phosphate isomerase yields the protein MSGLNKNFRGKVVAVASGHAGYNKKMAVLNYFEEAGIPYKDLGCYSNKSCDYPDFAHKIAEAIGKKEFECGITFCGSGQGINITANKHQNIRSALCWNTEISKLAREHNDSNICAIPSRFVSEEETIAIVESFLNAEFERGRHARRVKKIPLCKKDSV
- a CDS encoding glycoside hydrolase family 18 protein; the encoded protein is MRRKLLSTLYLIAFLLLGLFSCKNKPTAPKDNSGQIAVMAYYAGDANQIDQYNLGEVTHVIYSFLHLKGNELAYDSPKDSLGVAHLVALKEKYPDLNVMVSLGGWGGCKTCSEVFSTPEGREAFALSAKRILDNSGADGLDLDWEYPAIEGFPGHQYLTEDKDNFTSLVTTLRKILGPKAIISFAAGGFQQFLENSIDWKAVMPEVNYVNLMSYDLVNGYSKVTGHHTPLYSNASQTKSTDNAVKYLEKAGIPSNKIVIGAAFYARVWKGVKNVDNGLYQPGVFKQGVGYNKFDSILSPRQGFKAYWDNVAQAPYMYNEKDSLFATYDDPKSVALKTKYVIDKNLGGIMFWQLANDKMKDGLLDAIYKAKETADK
- the citF gene encoding citrate lyase subunit alpha encodes the protein MNEDLIYNAVGRLVPSEINGEPAVPFMGVGKYRPEGKKHAPAIPTNADYPADGNKQVDSLKEALIKAGLKDGMTISTHHHFRDGDLVANMVFDVVKELGVKDIRWFPSASFPCHAHLIPYLEDGTISHIEGSMNGPLGRFCSDGKMKKTAVLRSHGGRYQAVQDGEVKIDIAVIGAACADPFGNANGLNGPSASGLLGFALADSQYANNVIVVTDNMVPFPCVPWQIQGNHVDYTVEVEKIGIPEKIVSGTTQITRSPDRLLIAEMTAKFCEATGIIRDGFSFQAGAGGTALSVGIYFGEIMRRKGIKARFARGGSNRYLVEMLEEGLVEYILDGQTFDLDGVRSMRDNPNHTWTSPFTSYNYHSKGNFAGLVDVVILGATEVDVNFNANVVTHSDGKLLHGLGGWQNCLFSRTVILPVPLFRDRIPVIVDEVTTLCGPGELIDVIVTERGIAINPLRKDLIEKAKDSGLPIRTIEEMKEEAERICGKPKKPVFTDKIIAAIKWVDGTVIDVVRQVEEKKTET
- a CDS encoding Gfo/Idh/MocA family protein, with the translated sequence MKKTWKWGILAPGKIARKFASELHTLDNAEIVAVGSRNESRSAEFAAEFNVGKAYGSYEELAADPEVEIVYVASPHSHHAEHAIMCMNEGKHVLCEKALSLNLKEVISMFEVARKNTVFLMEAFVTPFQPSYRKAKEIIESGEMGKIQYLHGWFGFNSAPYDPQGRLFNPELGGGSLLDIGLYAVFDALWFMGAPQQISAAASLTEKGIDTSLTMRFDYPDGVFASLFSSFYTASGPGCDIFCEKGVLRITRRGILHQQLEARSRGTAPVQYSWEGAGCGMKLEAVEVMKCLDEGKKESNVMPYSRSFELMKTLDAIREHAGIHYPGRG
- a CDS encoding aldolase/citrate lyase family protein; translation: MTATAGNRGDSVRSDCFVQIAKTEHHATEIRLQSKVESLFGDSIRELCHEVLAHYNLRDVLVEIEDKGALPFVIAARLEAAIRQLTGTDQSLLLPIETKNIHRTGRDRNRRTRLYLPGNNPKLMLNAGIYGSDGIILDLEDSVAPDKKAEARLLVRNALRAVDFGDAERMVRINQLPDGLKDLDAIVPEQVNLILIPKCESAQQIIQAEERIEKILGRENTDIYLMPIIESALGVVKAYEIASASPNVAALAIGLEDYTADLGAQRTPGGRESFYARSAVVNAARAAGIQPIDSVFSEIDDMEALHNNVLESKALGFAGMGCIHPRQVPVINEGFSPDEQEIEKAKRIVDAFEQAREKGLGVVALGSKMIDAPVVKRAVHTIELAIQSGKLSTNWRENHE